A window of the Ipomoea triloba cultivar NCNSP0323 chromosome 14, ASM357664v1 genome harbors these coding sequences:
- the LOC116003912 gene encoding uncharacterized protein LOC116003912, translating into MNHPYPIDLRVPGNKGYSGKIDPEEHVNAYYGNMLMMGVSDAVICRAFYSTLEGRAIEWFKTLEAKSIDIFAELARRFIQRFATSKAVRRHFTYIEIAKEEEGETLAEFLVKWKSAVGEVEPMDDRTAINVLHSSLRAGPLYQDFILRPPLSYEEALRRVAAHANAAKRRQEAGLSRNDRRNNDRPPKPKDGPSREKAPTFSQLTRLVAEVLDYAQSCNLIRLPEPGRDGEDKSKYCAYHRNRGHNTEDCSSLKRVVEELLRSGELSQFVQKEKSKRSWKKMFRRSGKDRKNRNNQDDKDEREEPPPSSSAKQTIHVFFGGLEGGDDPEECRQWSRELHVGLVEFEPRAKRPRADPIAFTEDDLPS; encoded by the coding sequence ATGAACCATCCTTACCCAATCGACCTCCGAGTTCCTGGGAACAAGGGATACAGCGGTAAAATCGACCCCGAGGAACACGTTAACGCGTACTATGGCAATATGTTGATGATGGGAGTGTCAGACGCCGTGATCTGCCGAGCGTTTTACTCCACCCTAGAGGGCCGAGCGATTGAGTGGTTCAAGACCCTGGAGGCTAAGTCCATCGACATCTTCGCGGAATTGGCGCGAAGATTCATACAGCGCTTCGCCACCTCGAAGGCTGTTCGCAGACACTTCACCTACATAGAAATAGCAAAGGAAGAGGAGGGGGAAACCCTGGCTGAATTCCTCGTCAAGTGGAAGAGCGCGGTGGGTGAGGTGGAACCCATGGACGACCGAACCGCCATTAACGTCCTCCATTCCTCGTTGCGAGCGGGTCCGTTGTATCAGGATTTTATCCTCCGACCTCCCCTGTCATACGAGGAAGCGCTGCGGCGGGTGGCCGCCCATGCGAATGCGGCGAAGCGGCGACAGGAGGCCGGGCTGAGCCGGAACGACCGAAGGAATAACGATCGACCCCCCAAGCCCAAGGACGGGCCGAGCCGGGAGAAGGCTCCAACCTTTTCCCAATTAACGCGTCTGGTGGCGGAAGTTCTGGACTACGCCCAGTCATGTAACCTCATTCGGTTGCCGGAGCCCGGCCGGGACGGGGAAGATAAATCCAAATATTGCGCATACCACCGAAACAGAGGACACAATACCGAGGATTGTTCTAGCCTAAAGAGGGTCGTGGAGGAGCTCCTGAGGTCCGGCGAGTTATCCCAATTCGTGCAAAAGGAAAAGAGCAAAAGGTCTTGGAAAAAGATGTTTAGAAGGTCCGGGAAGGACAGGAAAAACAGAAATAATCAAGACGACAAGGATGAACGAGAAGAGCCGCCGCCATCGTCAAGCGCAAAACAGACTATCCATGTGTTTTTCGGAGGCCTAGAGGGTGGCGACGACCCCGAAGAGTGTCGACAGTGGTCCCGCGAGTTGCACGTCGGCCTCGTGGAGTTCGAACCCCGCGCAAAGCGGCCCCGGGCAGACCCCATAGCATTCACCGAAGATGATTTGCCGTCGTAG